In the Sulfobacillus thermosulfidooxidans DSM 9293 genome, CGACCGCAGTGCAGTGGATTGCTAGGTGGTTTCCCCGCCAACGCGGACTCGCTGTAGGCATTCTCATTGGAGGGCTGACAATGGGATCAGCAATGCCTCATTTGCTAGTGGGGTTTCCCTTATTACGGCACTGGCAAGCGGTATTAACCGGGAGCGCGACACTGGCTATGATTGCGTGGGCTTTGATTTTGTGGGTCGTTCCAGAACATCCCGGAACTTTTCCTGCCCCGGTATTTCGGTGGAACCGGATTGGTGCAGTATTGCGTGATAGACCGGTGATGTGGGCAAACCTGGGGTATTGGGGTCATATGTGGGAACTCTATGCGATGTGGACTTGGTTGCCCGCTTTTTTTGTGGCTAGTTGGTCTCGTGATTGGCATGGCAATACGCTGATTGGATTAGCTGGGACGGCCAGTTTTATTGCTATTGGACTGGCCGGATTTGCTGGCGCTCTATCTGGCGGATGGGCAGCTGACCGTTTTGGCCGAACCCGCGCCACAATGGGAGCCATGACTCTCAGTGGCACGATGGCCATTCTCATTGGATTTACCTTTCGCCTGGCACCGAGTTGGACATTTCTCGTCGCTGTCATTTGGGGAATTAGTGTGATTGCCGATTCTGCCCAATTTTCGGCCGCAGTAACAGAGTTAAGCGCGCATGATCTGCAGGGCAGTGCCTTAACCCTGCAAATGGCGGTAGGATTTCTCATTACCATTGGCTCCATTGAACTGGTGGGCATCCTTGAGCCGATTCTTGGTTGGCATTATGTCCTTGCCGTTCTTGCCTTGGGCCCAGCCATAGGTGTTTGGGCCATGGGGCGATTGAGACGCCGCCCCGAAGCCGTGCGGTTAGCTCATGGTCGGCGTTAAAATCCCTAGGCCAGGGTTGGGGCAGGAGTCATCAAATTTAAAATTTGTTATTGATTGTATTCACCGGACTTTTTCTCGCTCTTTGGTTTAGGGTAAAATAAAGTCCAAGAACTATGCACTTTTTGCATAGGAAGGACGATCCCGATGACTGATGAGGATCTGCATATTTTTCGCACGATTGCGATGACAGGAAATTTATCCCGCGCTGCTGTGCTTTTGCAAACGAGTCAACCTACGATTTCTCGTCATTTACAGCATCTTGAAAGAGAATTGGGTACGACGTTAATGGATCGTTCTAGTGGATCTATTCAGCTGACTCCTCAAGGATTGCAAGTGTTAGAGTTTGCGCAACGTGTTCTTGGAGAATGGGACGCCTTAAAACAATCTTTTCATCAACAAAAGCCGATTAGCGGATTCATTGAGGTTGCCTCCAGTACAGTGCCAGCGAAAATCCTGGTGTTGCCGGCGGTGGCAAGTTTTCTTCATCAATATCCTCACATTCATGTCCACGTGTCCATTATGAATTCCCAGAACGTTTTCCACGCGATTGATGAGGATCGTGTTGCAATGGGTTTTGTCGGACTTGAGCCGCCATCTAAATCGTGGCATACCGAATTGATCGGCCGTGACGAAGTGATTCTGGTCGTTCCGAATTTGCCGCAATATGAGAAGTGGCCAACATCCATTCCCTTAAAAGATCTGGCACAATTACCTTTTGTTCAGCGTAAAGAAGGCTCGGGCACACACCTGACGGCCATTAAGGCGCTGCGGGAGCGAGGATTTGAACAGAACTGGCGCGTTGTCTGCGAGGTGGATTCTCACGAAGCCTTGATTGAAACGGTGGCTACCGGGATTGGAGTCGGTTTTGCGTCCCGGCAAATCGCAGCGATGATGAGCACTCGCCAAGTGAGAATGGTGTCTGTGGAAGGTGGACCGATTTTGCGTCATTTATACTTGATCCACAAACAGGACGCCGAGAACAATAAGGTTTCTGACCTATTTCTTGGTCATCTTAAAGCACAATATAACATCTTGACACGCGCATGATGAAAAGCCTGAGAGTACATGGGGCCTAATGGGAATGATTTTTTAGGGATATCACAAACCATGCATGGAAGCCGTTTTCAAAGTTAATCCAAGCTTCAGAAGACGATATGAAATCGACGAACGATATGGGGTGGTCTTGTGGAGAAAGAATTAGAGTCCAGCTCTGTCCGCCGTTGTCTGTGACAAAGATTTGATCGGCTGTCCAAAAGTACCCCATTTGGGTGGAGGGGAAAAACAGGCCTTGTGGCCGATTCAATGCAAAAATATTTGGGGGCAGTTCATAAAGAACCCACTGGCCATTTTTATTCCTATGATAGAGAGATAAAGCGAGGGGATGCTGCATGGTATAGCGGGCAATTGCTTTGGGATTCGGATGGGACTGATGAAACCGGGCGAATGCTTGTGACTGCGCTCTGTTCGTACCTATTGCCCAAATATCATGGGCACTAGGCTCAGCGATCCACTGCGGACTTACGGGCCAGTTCAAAATCTGCCAGTGAATTTTGGAACCAGGACGCATTGGGTATTCAAGACGCATGGGAACAAGGCCGTGAGACGTCTTCACTGCGGCTAAGATGGTATGAGCATTCGCGGCGAGTGTCTGAATGTGATCATGAGGCAAAACCTTGACGCGTGAAAACGTGTATCCGTGATTGAGACTATACCATAAAGAACCCTGGGCAGTTGTCATCCATAAACTATGATCCGGTCCCCAATATGGAGTTCCCGCCAGCGTAGAAAATTTGTGTTGAACCGACCATGACATGCCGCCATTATGGGTGATTAAAAGATCGGATTGATAACCCTGGGTGCTAATGCCTACACCTATCTGATGGGACGTCCATGCTATGGGACCATTGGGCGTTAACGGAGGATAAATGACGGACCAAATTTTCCCTCTATCGCGAGTGCGCCACAGCGTATTCATGCCTTGAAAAGAGGAAAGCAGGAACCAGGTTGTGGGGGAGGGAAATGATAACGACAGAACTGTTTGCTGACTGGGTGTGAATATGCTCGTCCAAACCGGTGTAAATTGGCGACCTTCATCCCTCGTCATCAAGATCGGCCCACGGACTAATGGCAAATATCCGCTCGCATCATTGAGGAAGAGAAGACCAGTCCCTTCACTGTCCACATAGCCTCCTAAAGGAATGGGAGGATGTGGTGAAGGTGTGGATAGCGAACCTGTGCTGGCTATTAACTGCCAGCTTTGGCCTCCATTGTGGGTGTGATATAATGCTTTCGTTTCGGCTCCAGCTCCCATTTGCTGGCCAACCAGGAGCCACCCCGTGTGAGGTGTCAGAAAATCCACGGCATTTGTCACGACTCCTGGGGTGTGTAATGGCGAATTGAGGGCAACCCAACTCTGGCCTCCATTGTTCGTTCGCATTAAATCTGATCGCATGGTCTGTTGATTCGTTTCAACCATATATCCGGTGGTGGTTGAAACGAAATCAGGAATGCCTAAACTGATATCAGGCCCAGCCTGATAAATGAGTTGCCAGGTTTTTCCACCGTTTACCGTTTTCATTAATTGATTGGCATCAGAACATCCGGTGTGAGAACACGTAGTTAACCAACCTTCTTGGGAATTAAGCATATTCAGGTGGGTAATAACGGGGCGAGTATAGAGCCGTTTCCAGCTATATCCCCCGTTTGTGGTTTGAAGCACCCCGTCGTACTGGCCAATGACCCCAGTGGCGTCGCCGTATCGGGCCGTAAAAAACTGCACCGAAGAGAGGGAAAGTGTCGCGGATGCCAGGACTGGCCGTATACTTGCGGTCTCTTGATTGACACGAAATGGCTTGAGCGAGAGCGATAATGGTTGAGACATCGATGGCTTTGTGCCGCATGCGGCCAACATGATGAAACTGATACCAAAAAGAATCAGGGCCTGGCCATTTTTCATCGTCTGACCCTCCTCAAATGGGATCGCCATCTCCACACTACTCTATTTAACGGTTTCCGTTGGGAAAAGGTCACGTCCCCCAAAAATAAATGAGGGTCACCTCGGGTAAGAGATGGTCCCTCTGACAAAGCAATCTGTCATTTTTTGCATTTTGAAATCGTCTTAGTGCAACGCGGCATTCAAAATCCCTTTAAGGTACTCATTTTCGGGAACGGCTCCCAAAATTTCTACATGACCATTGAAAATGGATTTGGGCACACTGGAGACGTCGTGGCGGGCTGCAAGCTCGTTGAAGGTGCCGGAATCGATGAGATCATCGGTAATGTGAGGTTGAATGAGGGACATATCATGGGCCAGTCGGACTGCCCTGGGACACCACCGGCACGTTGGTGTGGTAAAGACCTGAATATGGACAGGTTGACCGAGTTGTTTAAGCGTTTCTTGAGTTTTTTCGCTAAGCGTTTCGTGATGGGTAGAAAGAGCCTTGATGTCTTCTAAAAACGTGCCAAATTCTAGGCCACTCGGAATCCCAACATAGCGAATACCCGTTTCTTGATGCTGTTTATCCGCCAATATGCCAATGGGACCCGTGATACTCTGCCCTGTCTCATGTCCGGGTTCCAGTTCCGGAGCCTTATCCACTGTAGCCACGGAGAAAAGCGGGGTCAGTTGGGCGACTTCTTGCGAAATATCCCAAAACACCTGAAAATACTCGCTTTGGGGCCAGGATAAATGAGGAGTTGTACGGGGTCTTTAAGGTCTTGAAGAAATTGTGACACTTGTTGTTGAAGTTTTTCATCTAAATATGCCATATTGGTCACCTGCGTAGAAGATTTCGGTAAAGCGCATGTTAACCCGATGCTGTTACCCTATCACGTGGGCTCAAAGAATCAATCCATCAATGGACCTAACCTGGCACATCCTCCATTGTTCATTGTTGGATTTCTGACAGTCAGAAAGGATGATTAAAGCTAGCGATGCTGTGGTCAACGGCCCCTTGAATAAAGTCGTAAAATAGGTCTATTGCAAAATGTACAATCTCAAATCCTTCTGCTATATAAAAAGACAGACCGTTCCCAGTCGGTATCGATTGAGGAACGGTCTCATAACGGCTATTTCAAATTATTAATTGCGGGATTGCTTTAATAGGGTTAATTCTTTGGCGACCCGAAGCGCTTCTGATTGTCCATGAGCATCGGCAATGCCCTGTCCCGCAATGTCGAAGGCCGTACCGTGGTCAACTGACGTCCGTATCACAGGCAAGCCTAATGTGACACTAACCGTGCCGTTGAAATCTAAGGTTTTGGTAGCAATATGGCCTTGGTCATGGTAAAGGGATAACACTCCGTGGTAACGACCCATGCGGGCCTGATAGAAGACGGCATCGGCCGGAATGGGTCCTTCAACGCTAAGACCATCTTGTTGTGCTTTTTTAATGGCGGGGATTAAGATCTCTTGTTCTTCCGTTCCAATTAACCCGTTTTCTCCCGCGTGAGGATTTAACGCGGCGACGGCTAATACGGGTTGTTCAAATCCCAATTCCACCAGGTATTTGATTCCTTGTTGAATACCGTCGTAGACCTGTTCAATGGTTAAAAGCCGTATCGCATCTTTAAGAGGATGATGCCGGGTTAAAAAGAACACGCGAAGATTACCCACCACAAACATGGTCACCACATGGTGGGCAGAAAACAGTTCGGCCAGCATCTCCGTGTGCCCAGGATAGTGGTAGCCGGCTTTACGCACGGCCTCCTTGTTAATCGGCGCCGTATTGATCGCGTCGATCTCCCCGTGTAATGCTGATTGAATGGCGGCGGTAATGGCTTTAACCGCCATATCTCCGGCTTTGGGGTGAACCTCTCCTAACTTAGGTGTTGACTCCACATTAGACGTTGGCACAATCTCTAAGGTCCCGTAATGGCCTTTGGCGGAAACAGCATCTTCGATGACGCGTAATTGCAAGGGACTTTTTACCCGTGCTAAGGTTTCATTAAACACTAAGGGATCACCATAAATTATAGGAATCATCCCATCATAATGCGAATGATCGGTTAAGGCTTTAATAATAATTTCGGGCCCGATCCCTGCGGGATCGCCCATCGTGATGCCGACCCGTATGGGACGCATTGTCAACTGGTCCATGTTCAAACGCTCCTTTTGCTGATTTTCCTTGTCAAATATCTTTGTGTCGTTAATGTGGGACTGATGGATAACAGGTATAACAGACTATCTTCTCCCACGAGCCCGCCTTTGGTGATGAGTTCAACGCGGTCGAAGATCCCGCCCTCAATAATGCCTTGGGAAACCAAGGGGGCGAGGAGCCTATGATTATGCACGACCAGGGCTTGGGCTTTGATCAAAAACGTTTGTGCCATTTCCCCGCCAGTAACAATGAAGCGTTCAGGAATCCATCCGCTTTCTTGTAACGCGGTGAGGTGGTTCAGCGCACGCTCCGCTAAATATTGACTGATCGGTTGGCGCTCGGTGTCCTTGAGCGGTTCAAGACCCGAGTGTAAGACAATAATGGGACATTGGGGTTGGTGAGAATAAGGGGAACTTTCTAGAGAAATCTCCTGAACAGGAATATGGTTTTGGATGTAGTGGACTTGACGGATATTGGTGGGCGTGGGACTGCCCATGATGATAGCGGTGGTTGTTGGAGGACTCGTCATATAATAGGGAAAAATGCTTCCGCTGCTAACAGTTACCAGAGGGGCCGAAAGATAACCACGCATCTGCTTGAGAAGAGACGCAATGTGGTACAGGTCATCTTCAGACTCCGCATCAAAAATGACCGTGGAATAGGATGTGATAAGCTCCTTAACCCATGTTGTACTTGCTAGCTCTCGTTCTTGTCGACTGACAATATGCACTCTATGGTCTCCCTCAAAAAGATAGTCCACTAAAACGTCGGTTGTTAGTTCAGGTAGCGATTCCCGTAAAGGACGCCCATAAAGATATTGACGACCTTGCTTTGTTGTGCGTCCTGCCCTTGGATATGCTGCAATAACCGCAACAAAGGGGTGTACCGGCAGTGCCTTTATGAGGAGTTGTAATTCTAAAGGACATGGTCCTCGTAAAGTGGTATCAATGCGTTTATCAAAATGACGATAGCCGTGTTCCCACAGTTCCCGGGCCCATTTTGTTACCAGCCCACTTTGTGAAGGAGTTTCGCGGCTTTGGGTATTTAACACGAAAGGACCGTGGGGATGGGCTGGCAAATCATGATAGACTCGAATAGGTCTGCCGAGCCCCTCAGCAAGTGCACCCGCCGAGGCATTAGCCCCTGTTAAGTCATCGGCAAAGACCACGATTTCTGGCATGATTTGATTCCTTCTTTCATTTCGCCATTCCGCCTTTTGTCCTGGGGGTTTGGGCGGTTGTAAGCCTGTGGGCACGAGCCACAAAGATATGCTATTCACCGGGTTACGCAGAACCTTCGTGATTCGCATCGACGAACTCAGCGGCTGAAACAATGTTCCAGTGCCTATCATGAAATTTTTTGGCGGTAGTGCTATCGACGGCTTTTTCCGTTATCACGGTTACGCCATGGGGTAAAGGGGTCACATGCGGAAAGCTGACCGAAAATTTGCTGCTATCGGCGAGGATATACACTTTGTTGGCTGCTTCCGCCATTTTTCGTTTTAAATACGCTTGGGGTGCTGTGGGTGAGGTGAGACCGACCCCGGGATCAAGTCCAAAAGCCCCCAAAAAGCAGGTATCGACATGATAGGTTTGTAACTGCATAATGGCGCTATCACCAATAAACGCTTGATTGAGATGGCGCAAACTTCCTCCTAATGCAATCAAATCGATTTGGTCTTGATAAGCCAAATCCATGAGGATATTGAGTCCATTAGTAATCACCGTCAAAGACACATCGTTCGGAATTAAGCGCGCTAAACATCCTGTGGTTGTTCCTGCATCTAATATGACACTTTGCGACGTTAGCAATAGCGGTAGGGATGCTTGGGCAATGCGGTTTTTGGCCTCGAGATGAGTTAAAGCTCGTTTCTGCAAACTCAACTCCGTGGATGAAGGCACTGATACGGCTCCTCCAAATGTGCGCAGAATCTGCCCTTGCTTTTCGAGATATGTCAAATCGCGGCGAATAGTGGCTAACGAAGCGTGTAATTCGTGCGCCAGTTCCTCAACTTTGACTGCCGAATTCTTCATGATTATGTCCACAATGCGTGCCCGTCTCAGGTCTTGATTCATCGCTTTCCTCACCCGTTCTCGATTTACTACTTCTTGGCTGTATATGTCCTGGGGATAGATGGGGCGTGATTCGATAAAAATTTCACAAGCCTGATCTCAAACTCGGTGATTGCCCAAAGATGTCAGGCAATCACCTAATATCTTAATGGAGAACAGGTTTAGTTGTGACTTTGCCTACATGCGGTGTATGAACGGGTAATGAAAAGACCAAAAGTCCCGCCACAATTAACACCCCAGTTAACGTGACCAGTCCTGCAAATGTGGAGTGGGTGGCCGTAATTAATGCACCTACGATAAAGGGACCAAAAAACCCTCCTAGATTGCCAATGCCATTAATCAGTCCCATTGTAGGTCCCAGTCCTTCAGCTGTGACTAACAGGGGAGGGAGGGTCCAAAACACACCGATATACGGCAACATAAATGCTTCGGTCAGAATGAGGAAGATTAATGAGACGAGAATGTTTTGGGTGGTTAACGTCGATCCTAATAATGCTAACCCGCCAAAAATGAGTGGTAAGGCAACGTGTGCTTTGCGCTCGCCTGTTTTATCCGAATGATTGGCATTAATCCACATTACAATCAACGCGGCTAAATAAGGCAGGGCTGTGACCAGGCCTGTTTCGGTAAATCCTGTCTTGGTTAAATTCTTGATCACTGTGGGTAGCCATAAAGCAAATCCATAAAAGCCGACTTGAACCAAGAAATAAATTCCCACCAATAACCAGACTTTAGGATTGGTAAAGGCTTTTTTCCAACTGGGTGAAACATCTTGGGCTGCTGCCCGGTCTTCTTGAAATTTCTTTTGGAGGTAAGCGCGTTCTTCCGGACTGATAAAAGATGCAGTGTCGGGAGAGTCATCAATAAAGATCCACCACACGATAGCCCAGATAAAAGGGGGAATGCCTTCTAAAACAAAAAGATAACGCCACGATAGATGTTGCACAATGAGACCGGATAAAGGGGCCATAATAATCGCGGCAGCGGGTAAACAAAACATCCAGTACATATTTGCTCGAGCTCTTTCGTCTTGAGGAAACCAATGCGAAAGAAGAACAAGGGTCGCGGGCCACACTCCACCTTCTGCTACCCCTAATAAAAAGCGCACCACAAGCAGTTCGGTTTTGTTTTGCACGAGACCCGTGAGGACAGCGAAGACACCCCAAACTAACAGAGAAGCAAACACGAACTTTTTGGCACTAAATTTTGACGCAATATAGCCACCGGGAATCTGCAAAAACAGATAACCAAAAAAGAAAATACCTCCGGCAAGTCCTGCGGTGGATGCGGAGATATGAAGACCTTTTTCCATCCCGTCAAAACCAAATCCGACATTGATGCGGTCCATGTAGGCGATGGTATACATTAAAAACGCAACAGGAATAATTCGGCGCCATCGAGTGCGTCCCGGTGACGAGGTTACGTTAACCGTGTTGGTCATGATATCCCTCCTTGCAAAATACCCTCTATCTCCGATGGAAGAATGCATAAACAATGACGAATGGATCCTCATGCGCAGTGCCAAGAAAAATATGGTGATTGTTTCAATCATTATCATAATTGAAACAATTAATATGAGTCAATAAAGTATATTATATTGAAATGAAAATAGTCCGAAAAATAGGCAGAATTATGTGCAAAGAGATTATAAATTAGCATCTGATCCTGGATAAGGAAATCTGGTAAGCGACCTGCATTATCAGTCAGTGAGACGGTAGAGAACGAGCTATCATTTGTGGCAACTCAATTATCCGATCAACCAATCTATGAATCTTTTTGTATCCAAAAATATCCGCTAGTTTGTGACAATGTGAGACATCCGTCATTTTCGAAATGAACTCGCACTAATTCGGCCATAATCTCAAGCAACTGGCTACGAATTTCGGGTCGGTGATACTGGACGGGAACACCACTCCAACAAAATCCTGAACCATAGTATGCTAAATAAGCGGCAAGAGTGGGAAAACGAAGGCCCCCTACCATTTCGACTTTTTGGGGCGGCCGCGGGAAAAAGTCGGCACCATTTCGCAACGAAAACCGGTCACCACGGATATCAGGGGTATAGGGTAGCGATAATGTCTTGACCGCGGTTTCATGATATCGAATCATTTCTGGGTAACTCTTGGCTCCATTAGTTGCGGTTAAGAGTAGACCGCCAGGGCGTAAGAGCTGCCATGCTGTTTTCAGGGCACCCGCAATATTGGGAACATGATACAACATAAAATGCATTCCGACCCAGTCAAAAGATTCGGGGGCATAAGAAAGAGTGGCTACACCTGCGGTGGACACTTTACTGAATGGGTCGCTTTTCAATTTCGTTTCAAGATAGGTCACCATAGCTGGTGCTTGATCGACGGCTTCATATTGACAGAAAGTCCCGGCATAATTCCTAATCCATGGGTACCATGCTCCGGTTCCGGCGCCAATATCTAGTATGCTTTGCGGACAAACAAGTGTCATGGCATGTTCAGTCATTAAGTCAAAAATATTGCGAGGCTGGAGATTATATCGCTTTTGCGCCTCAATCCGAATCGCAAGGCCTTCTTCGGTACCATAGGCTTCCCGAAGAAATGCGGGATCCGAAAATTGATGGGACATAATTAAAAACCCCCTAACAGTTTCATCTTACCAAAAATAGGGTAGACACAAAGCTAGTAAAACATTTTGGGTGAACAATATTTCTTTGACTTGTATGGGAAGTACTAGAGTTCAAGGGATTTAAAACAGCAACTACTATTTTGTTAATGACCAACCAAAATCGTTTTCGATATAAGAAAAATAAATTTGTTATTTTTCACAAAAGCTTATTGCCAAATTTACGATAATGAGCCAATAATGGTGTGTGCGGTAATAGTCATATAAGACAGAATTATCGCATAATAATACGTTTTTGTCTTTCCCCAAAAACGTTTTCGGAGGGGTATTGATGATTAGCAAACAGAAAATGGCGGCTCTTAGTGCTGCTGTTCTCTTGCCTTCACTACTTGCTGGATGTGGTGCTGCAGCCGAAAATAGTGGAGTTTCAGCCGCAACTAATCAACCGCTCGTTATCGTACAATCTCCAGAAGGAACATATTCAGAAAATTTTAACCCATTTTCTTCTGGTGCGTTGAATGGGACTTTAGGACCTATATATCAGACATTGTTTTATTTTAATTTAATAGGAACAAATTCCGTTCCGTTGTTAGCTACGAGTTATGCGTGGTCGAATAATGCAACAACTTTGACCGTAAATTTGCGTCATGGAGTCCAATGGTCAAACGGACAGCCGTTTACATCTTCCGATGTTGTTTATACATTTAATCTTCTTCATCAGGATCCAGCTCTAGATGCTAACGGCATTTGGAAGAGTCTAGTTGCTGTTCAAGCGAATGGTAAATATCAAGTTGTTTTCCGATTTTCTAAGCCGTCTATTGGATCGCAATGGTGGATTTTAGGCCAAACTTATATTCTTCCCAAAAAGATTTGGAGCCAAATAAAAAACCCAGCTACTTATACTAATGCCAATCCTGTCGGAACAGGACCATACCTGTTGCATTCGTTTAGTCCGCAAGAATATACGTTTACGGCTAATCCCCATTACTGGGGTGGGGAACCTAAAGTGCATACTCTTGAATTTCCAGCCTATACCAGTAATGATAGTGCCGATCTTGCGCTAGCGTCCGGAAACATTGATTGGGCTGGAATTTTTATTCCCAATGCCAAGCAAGTCTATGAAAGTCGTAATCCCGCCAATAATCATTTTTGGTTTCCGCCCGTTAACATCGTGATGTTATACACCAATTTGAAGAATCCATTACTTGCTCAGTTGCCTGTGAGAGAAGCTATCAGTTATGCCATAAATCGTGAGAAACTTTATAAAGTGGGAGAATATGGATATGAGCCACCTGCGAGCCCAACGGGTTTGGTTTTGCCCAACAATCAGGCCTGGCTCGCCCCCAATTTACCACAAAAGGATTTGGCATTTCAGTATGATCCGCAAAAGAGTATTCAGATTCTCCAACAAGCCGGATTCAAGAAAAATTCACAAGGAATATTCGTTTCTCCAGCTGGCCAACCCTTATCGTTCACGTTGAATGTTGTTGCGGGGTGGACGGATTGGGATACTGATTGTTCACTTATCGCTCAAGAGTTGGGTAAAGTCGGTATTCAAATTCATGTCAATCAAGAACAATTCGGTGCTTATTATTCCGCCTTTACCAATGGAACTTATCAGTTAGGGATCTCCTGGACTGATCCCGGCCCTACTCCCTATTACCTGTATTCGGCGTTGCTTTCCTCCAATTCTTCCGCCAATTGGGAAGGTTGGAATAATACGCAAACTAACAATGCGTTACAAGCTTATCAAAGTGCCGAAACAATCAATCAGCAAAAGCAGGATATTTATCCGCTAGAAAAAATCATGGCTACGGATTTGCCTTCTATTCCTCTGGTCGAGGGGGCAACGTGGTATGAATACAACACCAAGAATTTTACGGGATGGCCGACACCACAAAACCCCTATGTGGAACCTGCTCCTTATTACTATCCTTCAATGGGCATTATATTGACGCATCTTCGACCAAAAGGTTAGGCACAACAAAGAAAACCTTAAGGAGGCTGAATTTAGGAGGGATAGTATGCGGCACCTTATACAGCGGGTAGGCTTTCTATTGGTATCGATATGGGCTGCGGTAACGATTAATTTTGTGTTACCGCGGCTGATGCCGGGCAATCCTGCGGAAGTCTTGCTTGCCCGTTATCAAGGACGGCTTCAGCCACAAGCCCTGCATGCTTTGGAATTGCAATTTGGGCTAAGTCATAAACCTTTGTTAACTCAATATGTCGGTTATTTAGCTAATCTAGTACATGGACAAATGGGCCTTTCGATTTCTTATTACCCGACTCCTGTAACAAAAGTCATTGAAACGAGTCTTCCTTGGACGCTTGGATTGGCCGGAACATCGACCATCATTAGTGTCGTTGTCGGGACCTTGCTAGGCATTTATTCCTCATGGAAACGAGGATCATGGCTAGCCA is a window encoding:
- a CDS encoding MFS transporter, whose protein sequence is MLTQSLSKESEKSTQGQPPPHSRWKALFWITLAELLAMSVWFSASAVTKTLQVEWHLSATLLSWLTATVQLGFVGGALISATLGLADRFRLRTLMAWGAFGAASTTALLAIFPHGGWEPFALRVLTGAFLAVVYPTAVQWIARWFPRQRGLAVGILIGGLTMGSAMPHLLVGFPLLRHWQAVLTGSATLAMIAWALILWVVPEHPGTFPAPVFRWNRIGAVLRDRPVMWANLGYWGHMWELYAMWTWLPAFFVASWSRDWHGNTLIGLAGTASFIAIGLAGFAGALSGGWAADRFGRTRATMGAMTLSGTMAILIGFTFRLAPSWTFLVAVIWGISVIADSAQFSAAVTELSAHDLQGSALTLQMAVGFLITIGSIELVGILEPILGWHYVLAVLALGPAIGVWAMGRLRRRPEAVRLAHGRR
- a CDS encoding LysR family transcriptional regulator, whose amino-acid sequence is MTDEDLHIFRTIAMTGNLSRAAVLLQTSQPTISRHLQHLERELGTTLMDRSSGSIQLTPQGLQVLEFAQRVLGEWDALKQSFHQQKPISGFIEVASSTVPAKILVLPAVASFLHQYPHIHVHVSIMNSQNVFHAIDEDRVAMGFVGLEPPSKSWHTELIGRDEVILVVPNLPQYEKWPTSIPLKDLAQLPFVQRKEGSGTHLTAIKALRERGFEQNWRVVCEVDSHEALIETVATGIGVGFASRQIAAMMSTRQVRMVSVEGGPILRHLYLIHKQDAENNKVSDLFLGHLKAQYNILTRA
- a CDS encoding WD40/YVTN/BNR-like repeat-containing protein; the encoded protein is MKNGQALILFGISFIMLAACGTKPSMSQPLSLSLKPFRVNQETASIRPVLASATLSLSSVQFFTARYGDATGVIGQYDGVLQTTNGGYSWKRLYTRPVITHLNMLNSQEGWLTTCSHTGCSDANQLMKTVNGGKTWQLIYQAGPDISLGIPDFVSTTTGYMVETNQQTMRSDLMRTNNGGQSWVALNSPLHTPGVVTNAVDFLTPHTGWLLVGQQMGAGAETKALYHTHNGGQSWQLIASTGSLSTPSPHPPIPLGGYVDSEGTGLLFLNDASGYLPLVRGPILMTRDEGRQFTPVWTSIFTPSQQTVLSLSFPSPTTWFLLSSFQGMNTLWRTRDRGKIWSVIYPPLTPNGPIAWTSHQIGVGISTQGYQSDLLITHNGGMSWSVQHKFSTLAGTPYWGPDHSLWMTTAQGSLWYSLNHGYTFSRVKVLPHDHIQTLAANAHTILAAVKTSHGLVPMRLEYPMRPGSKIHWQILNWPVSPQWIAEPSAHDIWAIGTNRAQSQAFARFHQSHPNPKAIARYTMQHPLALSLYHRNKNGQWVLYELPPNIFALNRPQGLFFPSTQMGYFWTADQIFVTDNGGQSWTLILSPQDHPISFVDFISSSEAWINFENGFHAWFVISLKNHSH
- a CDS encoding thioredoxin family protein encodes the protein MFWDISQEVAQLTPLFSVATVDKAPELEPGHETGQSITGPIGILADKQHQETGIRYVGIPSGLEFGTFLEDIKALSTHHETLSEKTQETLKQLGQPVHIQVFTTPTCRWCPRAVRLAHDMSLIQPHITDDLIDSGTFNELAARHDVSSVPKSIFNGHVEILGAVPENEYLKGILNAALH
- the pdxA gene encoding 4-hydroxythreonine-4-phosphate dehydrogenase PdxA — its product is MDQLTMRPIRVGITMGDPAGIGPEIIIKALTDHSHYDGMIPIIYGDPLVFNETLARVKSPLQLRVIEDAVSAKGHYGTLEIVPTSNVESTPKLGEVHPKAGDMAVKAITAAIQSALHGEIDAINTAPINKEAVRKAGYHYPGHTEMLAELFSAHHVVTMFVVGNLRVFFLTRHHPLKDAIRLLTIEQVYDGIQQGIKYLVELGFEQPVLAVAALNPHAGENGLIGTEEQEILIPAIKKAQQDGLSVEGPIPADAVFYQARMGRYHGVLSLYHDQGHIATKTLDFNGTVSVTLGLPVIRTSVDHGTAFDIAGQGIADAHGQSEALRVAKELTLLKQSRN
- a CDS encoding four-carbon acid sugar kinase family protein gives rise to the protein MPEIVVFADDLTGANASAGALAEGLGRPIRVYHDLPAHPHGPFVLNTQSRETPSQSGLVTKWARELWEHGYRHFDKRIDTTLRGPCPLELQLLIKALPVHPFVAVIAAYPRAGRTTKQGRQYLYGRPLRESLPELTTDVLVDYLFEGDHRVHIVSRQERELASTTWVKELITSYSTVIFDAESEDDLYHIASLLKQMRGYLSAPLVTVSSGSIFPYYMTSPPTTTAIIMGSPTPTNIRQVHYIQNHIPVQEISLESSPYSHQPQCPIIVLHSGLEPLKDTERQPISQYLAERALNHLTALQESGWIPERFIVTGGEMAQTFLIKAQALVVHNHRLLAPLVSQGIIEGGIFDRVELITKGGLVGEDSLLYLLSISPTLTTQRYLTRKISKRSV
- a CDS encoding DeoR/GlpR family DNA-binding transcription regulator, which gives rise to MNQDLRRARIVDIIMKNSAVKVEELAHELHASLATIRRDLTYLEKQGQILRTFGGAVSVPSSTELSLQKRALTHLEAKNRIAQASLPLLLTSQSVILDAGTTTGCLARLIPNDVSLTVITNGLNILMDLAYQDQIDLIALGGSLRHLNQAFIGDSAIMQLQTYHVDTCFLGAFGLDPGVGLTSPTAPQAYLKRKMAEAANKVYILADSSKFSVSFPHVTPLPHGVTVITEKAVDSTTAKKFHDRHWNIVSAAEFVDANHEGSA